A single genomic interval of Spirosoma taeanense harbors:
- the tig gene encoding trigger factor, whose translation MDITLEKASDTNASLKITLTPADYKPEVDKKLKDYGRKVQLKGFRPGHVPASLVQKMYGKSILVDEINSMLSKTVSQYIRENKLQVVGDPVPDREQADAIDWDNQTDFAFSYTLGLASEFDIDFGDLPSVTQYEIQAGDAEVNSTIAELQQRFHSHSHGEEVGEGDTIYGELKQVNASEGTESFSAKTAFPMAQMAEEAKGQFIGKKKGDVVTFALEQAFPDEKARANATGVKKEEAANLTGEFTFEVDDITRHEPAELNQEFFDKVLGVGAVTDEEQFRTKVVEIIRGNYARESAQLLRLDIEKTLLKNTPILLPDEFLKNWLLEVNEGKFTPEQIDEQYDDFTKSVKLQLIKNKIADKADIKVEYNEVLDVTRQMVREQFGFMGGENEEMNQTIDRIARNYLMDEKNNGQNYTNTFNRVYDDKIIDYIKTQMTIVTQDVTVDDFKALVENR comes from the coding sequence GTGGATATTACCCTCGAAAAAGCCAGCGATACCAATGCTTCGCTGAAGATCACGCTGACCCCGGCCGACTACAAGCCGGAGGTAGATAAAAAACTTAAGGACTACGGTCGTAAAGTTCAGCTGAAAGGCTTCCGGCCTGGTCACGTTCCGGCTTCGCTGGTGCAGAAAATGTACGGCAAAAGCATTCTGGTCGACGAAATTAACTCGATGCTGAGCAAAACCGTCAGCCAATATATCCGGGAAAATAAGTTACAGGTCGTGGGCGATCCGGTGCCAGACCGCGAACAGGCCGACGCCATTGATTGGGATAACCAGACCGATTTCGCGTTCAGCTATACACTGGGACTAGCTTCAGAATTTGATATTGATTTCGGCGATCTGCCAAGCGTTACGCAGTATGAAATTCAGGCGGGTGATGCCGAGGTGAACAGCACGATTGCTGAGCTACAGCAGCGGTTCCATTCGCACAGCCACGGCGAAGAAGTTGGCGAAGGCGATACAATCTACGGTGAACTGAAGCAGGTAAACGCGTCGGAAGGAACCGAGTCTTTCTCGGCCAAGACGGCATTCCCGATGGCCCAGATGGCCGAGGAAGCCAAAGGACAGTTCATCGGTAAGAAAAAAGGTGACGTCGTTACGTTTGCTCTGGAGCAGGCCTTCCCCGACGAGAAAGCGCGGGCCAATGCAACCGGCGTTAAAAAAGAAGAAGCGGCTAACCTGACCGGTGAGTTTACGTTTGAGGTAGACGACATCACCCGCCACGAGCCAGCTGAATTGAACCAGGAGTTTTTTGATAAGGTGCTGGGTGTCGGCGCCGTTACCGATGAAGAGCAGTTCCGCACGAAGGTTGTTGAAATCATCCGGGGGAACTATGCCCGCGAATCGGCACAGTTGCTGCGGCTGGACATTGAGAAAACGCTGCTCAAAAATACCCCGATTCTGCTGCCCGACGAGTTTCTGAAAAACTGGCTGCTGGAAGTGAACGAAGGTAAGTTTACGCCCGAGCAGATCGATGAGCAGTACGACGACTTTACCAAGTCGGTGAAGCTGCAGCTGATCAAGAACAAGATCGCCGATAAAGCTGATATTAAGGTTGAGTACAATGAAGTCCTGGACGTAACGCGCCAGATGGTGCGGGAGCAGTTTGGGTTCATGGGTGGTGAAAACGAAGAAATGAACCAGACCATCGACCGGATTGCCCGTAACTACCTGATGGACGAAAAAAACAACGGTCAGAACTACACGAATACGTTCAACCGGGTGTACGACGACAAGATCATCGACTACATTAAGACGCAGATGACCATCGTGACGCAGGACGTAACGGTGGATGACTTCAAAGCACTGGTGGAGAATCGCTAA
- a CDS encoding RelA/SpoT family protein: MNATAEPVIDLEQERQEILKRYRRLLRAAKPLLKDNDAKLIKKAFNTSAEAHKNMRRRSGEPYIYHPLAVAQIAVEEIGLGTTSIVAALLHDVVEDTDTTIEDIDRSFGPKVARIIDGLTKISGIFEYGTSQQAENFRKMLLTLSDDVRVILIKLADRLHNMRTLDSMPRDKQLKIASETIYIYAPLAHRLGLYTIKSELEDLYLKHVEPEAYKDIAKKLRETKLARDRFIGRFIEPIEQDLVETGIKFIIKGRPKSIYSIWTKLNKSQKPFEEIYDLFAVRIILDVPQDEEKAACWRAYSIVTDHYKPNPDRLKDWISTPRTNGYESLHTTVMSKSGQWVEVQIRTERMNEIAEKGYAAHWKYKGNDTQTGAGIEAWISQVRDMIESAGSGDKKAAIEFVDDFRSNLYSEEVFVFTPKGDLKVLQRGATALDFAFDIHTQIGARCMAAKVNNTLVPLSHVLQNGDQVEVITSNRQKPNEDWLRFVVTSKAKTKIKDLIKEDNKRYVTDGRDMVQKKLRVLRMDMTNEVINQLRAYFGSKTADDFFYRVGKGHIDIQELKKFKTDKEAKENRANKLNTDALPDAKAFVKELKKIHGERADADMLLIGEDMDRIDYTLSKCCNPISGDDVFGFVTINEGIKIHRVTCPNAVELMSNHGNRIIKAKWTSQKELAFLAGLRITGTDRVGLVNDVTRVISNELHINMRSVTIDSKDGIFEGNIRLYVHDTGHLETLMRKLERVQGVFEVVRFDS, from the coding sequence ATGAACGCCACTGCCGAACCGGTCATTGATTTAGAACAGGAGCGACAGGAAATTCTTAAACGCTACCGGCGTCTGCTACGCGCGGCCAAGCCCTTGCTGAAGGATAATGACGCCAAGCTGATTAAGAAAGCTTTCAACACCTCTGCGGAAGCGCACAAAAACATGCGTCGCCGGTCGGGTGAACCCTATATTTACCATCCTCTGGCTGTGGCACAGATTGCCGTTGAAGAAATCGGCCTCGGCACCACCAGCATTGTAGCGGCTCTGCTCCACGACGTTGTTGAAGACACCGACACGACTATTGAGGATATCGACCGGTCGTTTGGTCCGAAGGTGGCCCGGATTATTGACGGCCTGACCAAGATCTCGGGAATTTTCGAGTACGGCACCTCCCAGCAGGCTGAGAATTTCCGAAAAATGCTGCTGACGCTATCCGACGACGTGCGGGTTATTCTGATCAAGCTTGCTGACCGGCTGCACAACATGCGGACGCTTGATTCGATGCCCCGCGACAAACAGCTCAAGATTGCCTCCGAGACGATTTATATATACGCCCCGCTGGCGCACCGGTTGGGTTTGTACACCATCAAATCGGAGCTGGAAGATTTGTACCTGAAACACGTTGAGCCGGAAGCGTATAAAGACATTGCCAAGAAACTGCGCGAGACCAAGCTGGCCCGCGACCGGTTCATTGGCCGGTTTATCGAACCTATTGAGCAGGATTTAGTCGAGACAGGGATTAAGTTTATTATTAAAGGTCGCCCGAAATCCATTTACTCGATCTGGACCAAGCTGAACAAGTCCCAGAAGCCATTTGAAGAGATTTACGATCTCTTTGCCGTTCGGATTATCCTGGACGTACCGCAGGACGAAGAAAAAGCAGCCTGCTGGCGGGCCTACTCCATTGTCACGGATCATTACAAGCCTAATCCCGACCGGCTGAAAGACTGGATCAGTACACCCCGCACGAACGGATACGAATCACTTCACACCACCGTCATGAGCAAATCCGGGCAGTGGGTAGAAGTGCAGATTCGAACCGAGCGGATGAATGAAATCGCCGAAAAAGGGTACGCGGCCCACTGGAAATACAAGGGCAATGATACGCAGACCGGCGCGGGGATTGAAGCCTGGATCAGCCAGGTCCGCGACATGATCGAATCGGCGGGCAGTGGCGACAAAAAAGCCGCCATCGAGTTTGTCGATGACTTCCGGAGTAACCTGTATAGCGAAGAAGTCTTTGTCTTTACGCCTAAAGGCGATCTGAAGGTGCTGCAGCGCGGAGCCACAGCGCTCGACTTCGCCTTTGATATTCATACGCAGATTGGCGCGCGCTGTATGGCCGCCAAAGTGAACAACACACTGGTGCCCCTGAGCCACGTGCTGCAGAACGGCGATCAGGTCGAAGTCATTACGTCGAACCGCCAGAAGCCTAACGAGGACTGGCTGCGGTTTGTGGTTACGTCGAAGGCCAAAACCAAGATCAAGGATTTAATCAAGGAAGATAATAAGCGGTACGTAACCGACGGTCGCGACATGGTGCAGAAAAAGCTGCGGGTGCTGCGCATGGACATGACAAACGAAGTCATCAACCAGCTCCGGGCTTATTTTGGCTCCAAGACTGCCGATGATTTCTTCTACCGCGTTGGCAAAGGCCATATTGATATTCAGGAACTCAAGAAGTTCAAGACCGACAAGGAAGCCAAGGAGAACCGCGCCAATAAACTAAACACCGATGCCCTGCCCGATGCAAAGGCGTTTGTAAAAGAACTCAAAAAGATTCATGGCGAGCGGGCCGATGCGGATATGCTGCTCATCGGTGAGGACATGGACCGGATCGACTACACGCTCTCGAAGTGCTGTAATCCCATCTCGGGCGACGATGTGTTTGGCTTCGTGACCATCAACGAAGGCATCAAGATTCACCGCGTCACCTGTCCCAACGCCGTTGAACTGATGTCGAACCACGGCAACCGGATTATCAAAGCCAAATGGACGAGCCAGAAAGAATTGGCATTCCTGGCCGGGCTCCGCATTACCGGCACTGATCGGGTGGGTCTGGTAAACGACGTAACGAGGGTAATCAGCAACGAGCTGCACATCAATATGCGCTCGGTCACCATCGACTCGAAAGACGGAATTTTTGAGGGAAACATTCGATTATACGTCCACGATACCGGTCACCTTGAAACGCTCATGCGCAAGCTGGAACGCGTTCAGGGCGTATTTGAGGTTGTGCGGTTCGATTCGTAA
- a CDS encoding L-threonylcarbamoyladenylate synthase: protein MPAEFLKLYPANPDPRRIDYLVKALRDGAVIIYPTDTIYGMGCDIHNTRAVERVARIKGIKPAKNDFSFICYDLSHIADYARVSNQAFKLMKKLLPGPFTFILEASGNVPKLLNTNKKTVGIRIPDNAIPRQIVHELGNPIITTSIRDEDEVIEYSTDPELIFEKFQHQVDIVVDGGYGGNVASTIVDATNDEFLIIRQGLGELVL, encoded by the coding sequence ATGCCAGCTGAATTCTTAAAACTGTATCCTGCCAATCCGGACCCGCGCCGGATCGATTATCTGGTAAAAGCCCTGCGCGACGGCGCCGTTATCATCTACCCCACCGATACGATTTATGGGATGGGCTGCGATATTCATAACACCCGGGCCGTGGAGCGTGTTGCCCGCATCAAAGGGATTAAACCCGCCAAGAACGACTTTTCGTTTATCTGCTATGACCTGAGCCACATTGCCGACTACGCCCGCGTGAGCAACCAGGCCTTCAAGCTCATGAAAAAACTTCTGCCGGGTCCCTTTACGTTTATTCTGGAAGCCAGTGGGAACGTGCCGAAACTGCTCAATACAAACAAAAAAACCGTTGGCATCCGGATTCCCGACAACGCCATTCCCCGGCAGATTGTCCATGAACTCGGCAACCCCATCATCACAACGTCGATCCGCGACGAAGATGAAGTGATCGAGTACTCCACCGACCCGGAACTGATTTTCGAAAAATTTCAGCATCAGGTCGATATTGTTGTTGACGGTGGATACGGCGGAAACGTTGCCTCAACCATAGTAGACGCGACCAACGACGAATTTTTGATTATCCGGCAGGGTCTGGGTGAATTAGTGCTTTGA
- a CDS encoding zinc-dependent alcohol dehydrogenase, whose translation MLAMNYRGPQRVRIDHKPYPEIKHPEDAIVRVTRSCICGSDLHLYNGNVPDTRVGMTFGHEFIGVVEEIGSEVHNIKIGDQVLVPFNIACGKCAFCKQGLYGNCHESNSQATAVGGIFGYSHTAGGYDGGQAEYVRVPYANFGPTVIPPGMDPDDAVMLTDVVPTGYQAAEMGGIQPGDTVVVFGAGPVGIMAARCSWLFGAGRVIVIDHIDYRLEFVKNYAQCEVYNFKEMDDPVVFLKKATDWMGADVCIDAVGAEAAGNTLQTITGRKLLLQAGSTTALHWAINSVKKGGIVSIVGVYGPTDNLVPIGNVVNKGITIRANQASVKRLLPRLIEHIQNGVLDPKALITHRVPLEEVADAYHIFSAKLDNCIKPVLIPPSARM comes from the coding sequence ATGTTAGCCATGAATTACCGGGGCCCTCAACGGGTTCGTATTGACCACAAACCTTATCCTGAAATAAAGCATCCCGAAGATGCCATTGTTCGGGTTACCCGCTCCTGCATCTGTGGGTCCGATCTGCACCTGTACAACGGCAATGTGCCGGATACCCGGGTGGGTATGACCTTTGGTCATGAGTTTATTGGTGTGGTGGAAGAGATTGGGTCAGAGGTGCACAATATTAAAATAGGCGACCAGGTGCTGGTGCCCTTCAATATTGCCTGCGGAAAATGCGCCTTCTGCAAACAGGGCCTGTACGGCAATTGCCACGAATCGAACTCTCAGGCTACGGCCGTTGGCGGCATCTTTGGCTATTCGCACACGGCGGGTGGCTACGACGGCGGACAGGCTGAATACGTTCGGGTGCCCTACGCCAACTTCGGCCCAACGGTAATTCCGCCGGGCATGGACCCCGACGATGCGGTGATGCTGACGGATGTAGTGCCAACGGGCTACCAGGCCGCCGAAATGGGTGGCATTCAACCCGGCGATACGGTGGTTGTATTTGGAGCAGGCCCCGTTGGGATTATGGCTGCCCGCTGTTCCTGGCTCTTTGGTGCCGGTCGCGTAATTGTCATTGATCATATTGATTACCGGCTGGAGTTTGTTAAAAATTACGCCCAGTGCGAGGTTTATAATTTTAAAGAGATGGATGACCCGGTCGTGTTTCTTAAGAAAGCAACCGACTGGATGGGAGCCGACGTTTGCATTGATGCGGTTGGCGCCGAAGCCGCCGGGAACACATTACAGACCATAACGGGCCGGAAGCTCCTGTTACAGGCGGGTTCGACAACGGCGCTGCACTGGGCAATCAACTCGGTAAAAAAAGGCGGTATTGTTTCCATCGTAGGCGTCTACGGACCTACCGATAACCTCGTTCCCATTGGGAACGTAGTGAACAAAGGCATTACGATCCGGGCCAACCAGGCCTCGGTAAAACGCCTGCTCCCCAGATTGATCGAACATATTCAAAACGGGGTTCTCGACCCGAAAGCCCTGATTACGCACCGCGTACCATTAGAGGAAGTAGCCGATGCCTACCATATTTTTTCCGCCAAGCTGGACAATTGCATCAAACCTGTTCTTATTCCACCATCAGCCCGAATGTAA